tttcttttcttttaaggCTCCTCAACCTCCTGAGTTATGGGAAGGTATAAGAGATGGTACAAAACAACAAGAAGGTTGTTACGCCCGTCACATGTTAAACTTTAGCATGACTGGTTCTGAAGATTGTTTGTATTTAAACGTTTACACCAGAGAAATTCCTAAAGAAACTGTTTCAAAGCTGAAGCCCGTTATGGTTTGGATACATGGTGGTGCTTTTTCAACGGGAAACGGAAAAACCGAACTTTACGGTCCTGATTTTTTAATGCCTGAAGATATTGTTGTTGTAACACCAAATTACCGTGTTGGTCCATTGGGTTTTATGTGTTTTGAGGATGTTTCTTTAGGAGTGCCCGGAAATGCTGGattaaaagatgttttgatGGCATTGAAATGGGTTAATAAGAATATTAAGAATTTTGGAGGAGATCCGGAAAATGTAACTTTAGCTGGGGTTAGTTCTGGTGGAGTTATAACACATTGTATGATGTTAACACCTTTAGCGAAAGGATTATTTCATAAAGCAATTATTCAAAGTGCTACTGCAATACACTCATGGACTTTTAGCGCGAAATCTGATGGGAAGAAATTAGCTAAGATTTGTGGATGTGAATCTGAGGatgagaaagaaattttagatttcTTAACAAAACTTCCAGTTAAAGATTTGTTAAAAGGAAgagataaaatgaaaaatgtaaaaaataaactcattttatttttaataaattaaaaaataataattttttagacaATTTACCCAGATGAAAGAAGAACATTTTCACCTGTTATTGAAACACCAATTCCCAATGAAATGTCTATAATTACAGAAGAAccaatgaaaattattttaagtggGGAATACAACAAAGTCCCTATGTTAATGGGTTATGTGTCATCGGAAGGACAATTTTTCGAACCGATTTTAAAAGGAAAAGAGTTTTTGGTACcatcatttgaaaaaatggttCCTCAtccattaaatttaacaaaaggAAGCGATAGGTCTTTATTTACAGCCGATAAAATTAAGAAGTTTTATTTCGGTGATAAAGAATGTACTCAGGAAGAAAAACCGAGTTATTACGAAGTAAGTTTTTCTTAAACAATCACATAAAAATCATATGTTCacatcaatacaatttttttagatggTTTCCGATATTTTCTTCGCATACCATTTACAAACGGCATTAAGATTACATTCAAAATCATTAGGACATCCACTctatttctacaaattttcaattgatttgggtcttaatatttataaaaaacttaaccAAGCTGTTTTACCAggtaaatcatttttaatatttaaattttttaaatttaacttataATTTTAAGGTGCTTGTCATTGTGATGACGTTtgttacttatttaaaatggaCCTTACGCCGGAAATCCAACATGGaagtaaagaagaaattaccaTTCACCGAATGACAAAATTTTGggcgaattttattaaatccgCCGATCCAAATCCAAAAGATAACGATCCTTTAATTAAGGTCGAGTGGAAACCGGTTGATAAAGAGcgtttaaattatttggatATTAATGTTGATTTAACTCCTGGAGTTGCGCCA
This genomic stretch from Onthophagus taurus isolate NC chromosome 7, IU_Otau_3.0, whole genome shotgun sequence harbors:
- the LOC111421224 gene encoding esterase B1-like, with the translated sequence MDSPVINTENGKIKGLKLKDFKDNSYYSFYGIPYAKPPVGELRFRAPQPPELWEGIRDGTKQQEGCYARHMLNFSMTGSEDCLYLNVYTREIPKETVSKLKPVMVWIHGGAFSTGNGKTELYGPDFLMPEDIVVVTPNYRVGPLGFMCFEDVSLGVPGNAGLKDVLMALKWVNKNIKNFGGDPENVTLAGVSSGGVITHCMMLTPLAKGLFHKAIIQSATAIHSWTFSAKSDGKKLAKICGCESEDEKEILDFLTKLPVKDLLKGRDKMKNTIYPDERRTFSPVIETPIPNEMSIITEEPMKIILSGEYNKVPMLMGYVSSEGQFFEPILKGKEFLVPSFEKMVPHPLNLTKGSDRSLFTADKIKKFYFGDKECTQEEKPSYYEMVSDIFFAYHLQTALRLHSKSLGHPLYFYKFSIDLGLNIYKKLNQAVLPGACHCDDVCYLFKMDLTPEIQHGSKEEITIHRMTKFWANFIKSADPNPKDNDPLIKVEWKPVDKERLNYLDINVDLTPGVAPDEKRIAFWDEIYQMDSALKHHKM